The Sinorhizobium fredii USDA 257 region GGCGATCGTCGTGTTCCTGAACAAGGTCGACCAGGTTGACGACGCCGAACTGCTCGAGCTCGTCGAGCTGGAAGTGCGCGAACTGCTGTCGTCCTACGAATTCCCGGGCGACGACATTCCGATCGTCAAGGGTTCGGCGCTCGCCGCTCTCGAAGACTCCGACAAGAAGATCGGCGAAGACGCGATCCGCGAGCTGATGGCTGCGGTTGACGCCTACATCCCGACGCCGGAGCGTCCGATCGACCTGCCGTTCCTGATGCCGATCGAAGACGTGTTCTCGATCTCCGGCCGCGGTACGGTCGTCACCGGCCGCGTCGAGCGCGGCATCGTCAAGGTTGGTGAGGAAATCGAGATCGTCGGCATCCGTCCGACGACGAAGACGACCTGCACGGGCGTTGAAATGTTCCGCAAGCTGCTCGACCAGGGCCAGGCCGGCGACAACATCGGTGCGCTCTTGCGCGGTGTCGACCGCAACGGCGTCGAGCGCGGTCAGGTCCTGTGCAAGCCGGGTTCGGTCAAGCCGCACCGCAAGTTCAAGGCTGAAGCCTACATCCTGACGAAGGAAGAAGGCGGCCGTCATACGCCGTTCTTCACCAACTACCGTCCGCAGTTCTACTTCCGCACGACCGACGTGACCGGTATCGTGACGCTGCCGGAAGGCACGGAAATGGTGATGCCGGGCGACAACGTGACGGTCGACGTCGAACTGATCGTGCCGATCGCCATGGAAGAGAAGCTGCGCTTCGCTATCCGTGAAGGCGGCCGCACCGTCGGCGCCGGCATCGTCGCCTCCATCGTCGAGTAACTCCGGTTCTACCGGATTTTGATGAGGGCCCCGCAGGCAACTGCGGGGCTTTTTTCGTTGGCGGGACAACCCCTTGCGTGTGTTGTTTGCAACAGAGCGCCCATGGCTTGGCTTGCCGCGGGCGATTGCCGCGAGGCACTCGCGCCTGAATGTGCTATTCTCCGATCGAGACGATTTGCCGGAATGGCACCGGTTGCGACCGAGGATCGGAATCCCAAATGATAAAATGCAAAGCTGCGCGGCTGGCCGTGGCGAGCATCGCTTTGATCTGTGCGGGACTCTCTGCGGCTACGGCATCGGCCACAGACAGGGACGCCTTTATCTGGGCGCCCTCGAAGACGGGAGCCAATGCCTACAGGCTACGCGCCGGTGTGCGTCTGCCGGGGCGCTGGGACGCGACCGCGGGTGCCGAGATCTCGATGCGTGCGGCGCCGTCCGGGAAACTCGATCCACCGGATGCGCCGTTTCGGCTCTGGGGCTTGCTATCGCGCAAGCGCGGCCACCCGGCGGCCGCACGTTCCACACAGATCAATATGGACTTCAATGCTCTGAGCGGGGTGGGCAACATCGGACTCGGAACCGCGCGCACCTGGATCGTAACGCCGGCACTCGACGCGGAGGTCCGCCGCAACCTGTCGCTTCAATGCAACGCCTATGAAAACCACTGCCGTGGACCAAGCCTGACGCAATCGGCCAGGGTGATTGCTCCGGCAACCCGGACGTCCGTCGTTGTGCATAGTCATATTTCCGATGACGGGCTGAGCGGCTTGAGTCGCATCGGTGTCGAGCAGAAGGTCGGCAACCTTCAATTCGGCGCCGCCGTTGTCGATCCGCTGTTGGCGCCACGCAGCGTTTTCGACGTCCGCTACAGCCTGAGATGGTGACGTGGCAGGCACATGAATCGCCCTGCCGCGTCGTCCGCTGACCATGTTGACCGCACGCCTCGTGCAAACGCATCTTGCGCACGCGCGGAAACGACTTAACTATTGCCGATCATTGTTGCGGGGGAGGCGTCATGAAGAAGCGGATTCTCTTTACCGGCGGCGCCGGCAAGGCCGGGCGGCATGCCGTGCCCTATCTCGTCGAAGCGGGGTATGAAGTGCACAATGTCGACCTTGTGCCGCTCGACAGCCCTGGCGTCACCAACCTGATCGCCGACATCACCGACGGCGGCCAGATGTTCAACGCGCTGTCGATGCATCGGGATTTTCCGGATCTCGATCAGGGGCAGGGGCCGCAACCCTTCGACGCCGTCGTCCACTTTGCCGCCATTCCGCGCATCCTCATCAAGCCGGACAACGAAACCTTCCGAGTCAATGTGATGGGCACCTATAACGTCATCGAGGCGGCGGTGAAGCTCGGGATCCGCAAGGTCATCGTTGCGTCAAGCGAGACGACCTACGGCGTCTGCTTCGCCGAAGGCCACCGCGATTTCCATCGCTTCCCGCTGGAGGAGGATTACGACGTCAATCCGATGGACTCCTACGGCCTTTCCAAGGTGGTGAACGAAAAGACGGCGCGCGCTTTTGCGGAGCGGACCGGCTTCGACATTTACGCGCTGCGCATCGGCAATGTCATCGAGCCGCATGAATATGAGCGCTTTCCCCATTATTTCGCGCATCCGGAGATACGCAAGCGGATTGCCTGGAGCTATATCGACGCTCGGGACTTGGGGCAGATCGTCAAGCTCTGCATCGAGAAGGACGGGCTCGGTTTTGAGATCTTCAATGCCTGCAACGACACGGTCTCTGCCAATACGCCGACCCGGGAACTCGCCAGGC contains the following coding sequences:
- the tuf gene encoding elongation factor Tu, translating into MAKSKFERNKPHVNIGTIGHVDHGKTSLTAAITKYFGEFKAYDQIDAAPEEKARGITISTAHVEYETPARHYAHVDCPGHADYVKNMITGAAQMDGAILVVSAADGPMPQTREHILLARQVGVPAIVVFLNKVDQVDDAELLELVELEVRELLSSYEFPGDDIPIVKGSALAALEDSDKKIGEDAIRELMAAVDAYIPTPERPIDLPFLMPIEDVFSISGRGTVVTGRVERGIVKVGEEIEIVGIRPTTKTTCTGVEMFRKLLDQGQAGDNIGALLRGVDRNGVERGQVLCKPGSVKPHRKFKAEAYILTKEEGGRHTPFFTNYRPQFYFRTTDVTGIVTLPEGTEMVMPGDNVTVDVELIVPIAMEEKLRFAIREGGRTVGAGIVASIVE
- a CDS encoding NAD-dependent epimerase/dehydratase family protein, encoding MKKRILFTGGAGKAGRHAVPYLVEAGYEVHNVDLVPLDSPGVTNLIADITDGGQMFNALSMHRDFPDLDQGQGPQPFDAVVHFAAIPRILIKPDNETFRVNVMGTYNVIEAAVKLGIRKVIVASSETTYGVCFAEGHRDFHRFPLEEDYDVNPMDSYGLSKVVNEKTARAFAERTGFDIYALRIGNVIEPHEYERFPHYFAHPEIRKRIAWSYIDARDLGQIVKLCIEKDGLGFEIFNACNDTVSANTPTRELARRFYPNVPFTREIDEFEGLLSNRKIREVLGFKEEHDWRKYVPLDT